A genomic stretch from Nerophis ophidion isolate RoL-2023_Sa linkage group LG14, RoL_Noph_v1.0, whole genome shotgun sequence includes:
- the abhd8a gene encoding protein ABHD8, which produces MLTTITEGILCCLTGKAASLVLPLESTAPSDGFEFVEVKPGRVLRVRHIVPERQPIGNEEREPKDGDGGVHCKRKITVYRNGQLVIENLGDVLHSEILQCQDGDLEPCSTVEVELADYKEMASSPDPRPVPPAMPPPPGEQKPAPPPRRRRRKPKRTVLIDSHRVISSCKGTHSDVALFFVHGVGGSSDIWSSQLDFFSRLGYEVVAPDLAGHGASSAPQIAAAYTFYALAEDLRAIFKRYARKRNILIGHSYGVSFCTFLAHEYPDLVHKVVMVNGGGPTALEPSLCSIFQLPSCVLHCLSPCLAWSFLKGGFAHQGAKEKQLLKQGNAFNVSPFVLRAMMSGQYWPEGDEVYHAELTVPILLVHGMCDKFVPMDEDQRMAEILLFAFLKVIEEGSHMVMMECPDTVNTLLHEFFLWEPDSSRKDSKETEAADKSLAVSDQLHTLRTSRSCVDK; this is translated from the exons ATGCTGACTACTATCACCGAGGGGATCCTGTGCTGCCTCACCGGGAAGGCGGCAAGCCTCGTTCTGCCCCTGGAGTCCACAGCACCCTCCGACGGCTTTGAATTCGTGGAGGTGAAACCCGGGAGAGTCCTGCGAGTCCGCCATATCGTCCCCGAACGTCAGCCGATCGGCAATGAGGAACGAGAGCCGAAGGACGGCGACGGTGGTGTCCACTGCAAGAGGAAGATCACGGTCTACCGTAACGGTCAGCTGGTCATTGAGAACCTCGGCGATGTTCTGCACTCTGAGATCCTCCAGTGTCAGGACGGTGATCTGGAGCCATGTAGCACCGTCGAGGTGGAGCTGGCCGACTACAAGGAAATGGCCTCGTCCCCGGATCCCAGACCGGTTCCGCCTGCTATGCCTCCGCCTCCTGGCGAGCAGAAGCccgccccgcctcctcgccgccgccGCCGGAAGCCCAAACGCACCGTGCTGATCGACTCCCACAGAGTGATCAGCAGCTGCAAGGGCACGCACTCGGACGTGGCGCTGTTTTTCGTGCACGGCGTGGGAGGCTCCTCGGACATATGGAGCAGCCAACTGGACTTCTTCTCTCGGCTGGGCTACGAGGTCGTCGCGCCGGACTTGGCGGGGCACGGCGCCAGCAGCGCCCCGCAGATTGCCGCCGCCTACACTTTTTATGCTCTGGCGGAGGACCTGCGTGCCATCTTCAAGAGATATGCTCGGAAACGCAACATCCTCATCGGTCACTCGTACGG GGTGTCGTTTTGCACGTTCCTGGCCCACGAGTACCCTGACCTTGTCCACAAGGTGGTAATGGTCAATGGAGGAGGTCCCACAGCCTTGGAGCCCAGCCTCTGTTCCATCTTTCAGCTGCCGTCATGTGTCCTTCACTGCCTGTCTCCTTGTCTGGCCTGGAGTTTCCTCAA AGGCGGATTCGCCCACCAGGGTGCCAAAGAAAAGCAGCTGTTGAAGCAAGGCAACGCCTTCAACGTGTCGCCGTTCGTGCTGCGCGCCATGATGAGCGGGCAGTACTGGCCCGAGGGGGACGAGGTCTACCACGCCGAGCTCACCGTGCCCATCCTTCTGGTTCACGGCATGTGTGACAAGTTTGTGCCAATGGACGAAGACCAGCGCATGGCGGAG ATCCTCCTGTTTGCCTTCCTAAAAGTCATCGAGGAAGGAAGTCACATGGTGATGATGGAGTGTCCCGACACGGTCAACACCCTCCTCCACGAGTTCTTCCTCTGGGAGCCGGACTCATCCAGGAAGGACAGCAAGGAGACGGAGGCGGCGGACAAGTCCCTAGCAGTCAGTGACCAGCTCCACACGCTGAGAACCAGTAGGTCCTGCGTGGACAAATAG